Below is a genomic region from Acidobacteriota bacterium.
ATTTCCGCAGCTTGATGCTGCAGCGCGGGCTCATCGAGCGCGTGAGAATTCTGGCTGAAGCGGTGGGCCGGAGGGGAGGGCGTCCGCCCCATCTGTACCGGTTTACGGGGGAACGCGTCGCCGCGGAGGACCGGGATTTCCTTTAGCCGGCTGGCCCGAACGCTCAGCACCCGCGAACTCCGGTCAGCCGCCACGAACTTGCGGGTGACGAATCGTCAATCGGCCGAAGTCACTCAGCGACGACCGGCGGCTGGACCGCTTTAAGGCGTCCGTCGTTGAGCAGGACAGTGCGGGCCTTGGCCAGATCGATGCGCCGATCGTTGAGCTTTTTCTGCTTGTCGTACATCTCGGACTGCTTGTCGGCCAGATCCTTCAGCGCCTGGGAAACGGTCTCCTCGGCCAGGAACGCGGACCGGGCGGCGGTGACCGCACCGGCATCCCCGGCGGGCAGGGCCGCCCAGGTGCCCCGCTTTTGCGCCAGATCCTGATCCGCCTGACCGGCGGCGCGGCAGGCGCTGGCGAGCACCTGTTGAGCCTTGGCCAGATTGAGCGCCGCCTCGCGCACGGACTTGAGCTTCTCCAGGAAATCCTGGACGAGTTCGTGTTCCTTCTTTTGGGTTTCCAGCGCGGCCTTGTCGGCGTCGCGCTTTTCCTTTTTGGCGGCGTCAATCTGCAGCTTGAGGCCGTCGATATCCAGCTTCTGCAACTTGATCCAGCCCTCCGCTTCGATCACCTGCGCGTTGCAGGCGGCGACCGCCTGCTCGGCCTTCTGGCGATCCTCGTCGGCGCGGATCAGATCCGCCTGGATGGCATCGGCAGTGCGGGCCGGGATGATGGGCATGATGATCAGCGCCTCATAAAATTTGGCTGACGCCGGCTCTGCCGGTTTCGCCTCCTGACCCGCGATGAGACCGCCGCACAGCATGACCGATGCAATCGCCATGCACGCCGCCAGGATCCTGCATCCGTCCATCGAAAACCTCCTTGCCGATCCGATCGCCTGTTGAGTGCAAGCGTATTGTATGCGAAACGGGAAAAAAAATCACGCCGCCCCTGCGGGTTGGAACCCCCTTGACATTCCGTTCGATCCCTTTACAGTGGCAGACAGACCAGTTTCCGTCTGAAATATCGCTCGCGGGGCGATGAACAACAGGTAACCATCCGGCATCGATAGCGGCGGAGCGGCGATTCCGTTGGCCGGATGGAATGATGATCGGCTTCCACCATGAGGAGGTGTGGCATGCACAATGGACGTACCGTTGCACTGGCTGTGTTTCTGGAACTCGTGGCCGCGCTGGCGCCCGTGGCACTCGGCGTGCCGAGCGGTGACGGAGCCCCCGTGCCGGCCGCCGTCACCGCGGAGAAGGTGGCGCTGTTCAAGGACGGCACCGCATTTCTAATCTCCGGTACTACCCTGCCTGCGGGTGCCGCCACCGTTGCGTTGGGCCCGCTGCCGGTGCCCGTGCACGGGACGTTCTGGGTGAGCTACGGTCCTGAGGTCGTCCTCCGCCGCCTCGTGGCGGCACAGGAAGAGACGGCGGTTCCCGTCGCGGCGGTCAACCTGGCCCAGCTTCTCCAGGCCAATGCGGGCCGCCTGGTGACGCTGCGCGTGGGCTCCGGCGAGCGGGATGTCGTGACCGGAACGGTGCTGGCCGCGCCGCCGTTCCCGGGGGAATCATCTGCGCCCAATATCCCGGATGGCCGCTCCGGCGATGATGGTGCAGACCCGCCTCAATTGGTGGTCACGGGGATGGACATGATCACCCTTCAGACCGAAGCCGGCCTGATAGCCCTGTCTGCCGGCTCGATTGTTCGGGTTGAGTTCGACGGGACCGAGGTCACGCGGATGACTGGGGTGCCGCAGAAACGCCCCGGCCTCCGACTGGAGCTGGAGCGGCCGGCAGGGGGCAGCCGGGTAACCGTGAGCTGCCTGGCTCGCGGCGCCGCCTGGGCGCCCGCCTACCGCATCGACCTCACCGATCCGCAGACCGCCCGCTTCAGCGCCCACGCGGTGGTGATCAACGAACTGGCGGACTGGCATCGCATTCAACTGGAACTGATCACCGGCTTTCCCAACATACGGTTCGGGCACGTGTCCAGCCCCATCGCCATGGTGCAACGCCTGCAGGGATTCCTTGCGGCACTCGGCGGCGGGGCGGCGGGCGGCCGCCGGTCCGATGTCATGACCCAGCAGGCCATGCTGGCAAACGTCGCGGAATTCGACGCCGCGCCGCTGCCGGAGATCGCGTACGCCGGCGTGGCTGAGGGGACGGCGGTGGAGGATCTGTTCCTGTACCCGGTACCCGATTTTAGCCTGAAACGGGGCGAAACGGCTTGGGTGCCGCTGTTCACCGCGGCCATGCCGTACCGGCACGTCTACACCTGGCGGATCGATGACTACATCGACCCGGACGACCGCTACCGCGACGCCGCGGAGAGGGCGAACGAGGCCGGGGAGGTGTGGCATTGCTGCCGCTTGAAAAACACCCTGACCATGCCCCTCACCACGGCGGCGGCGGAGTTCGTCGCCAGCGGCGCCTTCACCGGCCAGGACATCTGTCACTACACCGCACCGGGCGCCGAGACCACAATCCGGATCAACCGGGCGATGAATGTGTTGGCGGAGCAGGCCGAGGTGGAGGTGGCGCGCACACGCGACGCCGCGACATTCCATGGCTATTCGTACGACCGGGTGAAGGTGCGCGGCGAATTGAAGCTGCGCAGCCGGCTGGAGCGGGCGGTGAAGCTCGAGGTTGTCAAGGAGCTGTCGGGCGATGTGCTTGAGGCGTCCCCCCAGGCAAAGGACGTCGTCACGGCCAAGGGTCTGAAGCAGGTCAATCCGAAGCACGTCCTCACCTGGGAGCCCGAAGTGCCGCCGGGCGGGGAACTGAAACTGGTGTACGTGTATGACGTGTTCATTCGAAACTGAAGGAGGCAAGCCATGCCACGCGTGATCGGGATCGGCGGCATCTTTTTCAAGGCGAAGGACCCGACGGCCCTGCGCGAATGGTACCGCAGCCATCTCGGCCTGGATATCCAGGCATGGGGGGCGTGGTGTTTGACGGACCCACATCGGCCGGCGCCACGGTTTGGAATATCTTCGAGACGGGTTCCGACTACTTCGACCCCAGCCCCGCCGCATTCATGGTCAACTACCGCGTGGCCGACCTCGACGCCGTCCTGGCCGCTCTGCGGGCGGAAGGGTGTGCAGTCGACGACCGGACCGAGGAGTCGGAATTCGGCAAGTTCGGCTGGGTGACGGACCCGGAGGGACACCGCGTTGAACTCTGGCAGCCGCCCCCCGGCGGCATTCCGGATTGAGGCGCTCTGTCTTCGCACCACATCGCCTGGATGGAGGCGACTGAGCCGTCCAAGCAGGCGAGCGGAACGCTTACGTCGGGATTCGGCGCAGGTGCTCCTTGTGGGCGTAGCAGTAGAGACAGCCGTGGGCGCAGGCGCCTCCCAGCGCCTGGCGCTTGGCGATGACGCAGCGGCACCCCGGCCGCTGCCGTCCCGGAGCGATCCGCTTGAAGCGCTCCACGCCGATGGCCGCGAGCAGCGCGTCGTCCACGCAGCCGGTGTGCTCGGCCCCCGCCACCTGGTAGGGCATCCCGCAGAACGAGACGCAGCCGGCGAAATCGGGCCGGGTCCGCAGCAACTCGCTGAGCCACCATTCGGCCAGCTCCGGCTCCGGATAGACGGCCCGCCCCGACTTGCGGGTGTAACGGTCCCGGTCGATTCCCAGCTTGTGGAACAAGGTGTCGTGCCCTTTGTAAAACTGGATGATGGACGTGATGGTGCGCACCGGCGCGGCGATGCCGGCGAGCACCGCGGTGGCGCGGCGCAACCCCTCGGCGGTGGGGATGCCGGGGTCCACCCGCAGCCGCAGCCGTTCGATGCCCATGGCATCCGCCATCCGGTTGAAATGCGCCACCATGGTTTTCGGCGGCGCCACGCCCGGCTCCAGCCAGGTGCCGCCCCAGCCGGTGATGGTGAGCCCGAGGGCCACCCGCGGGTGGTCCCAGAAGAAATCCACGGGGACGAGGTTCTTCGAGTAGACCACGAGCGGCTGGCCGGATTCGGCCACTGCGGCCACCGCCGGCCAGTGGAAGAACGGGTCCGATGTTTCCGTGACCCAGACGAATTCGGTGATTGTGTTGTCCATGATGTCCCCCTTAGTATAGCAATCAAACCCGAATTTTCAGCCTGGCTCGAGAAGGTGTTTGGCCGGTCGTCCGTAAGAATCACCGGAATGAAATAAACGAGCAGCCTTCCATGAAGAAACCCTGGATCATCGGTTCGTTGGCGGTGATGCTGAGCGCAGGCGCCTGGGCCGCCACCGCGGAGCCGAACGCGGCGCGGCACGTGCCCACAGTGGACGAGCTGCTGCAGCTACGCGTGCCGCGCCTGGTTGAAATCTCGCCCGACGGCCGTTGGGTGGCCTACTCGGTGCTGACTCCCGACTTCAAGAAGGACGCGTTCCCGCCGCAGATCTGGTTGGCGGAGACGGCCACCGGCCGCACCTTCCAGCTCACCCGCGGCGACGACGGCGCCGGCAACCCGAAATGGTCACCGGACGGGCGCTGGCTGGCGTTCGTGTCGGGCCGGGACGGCGGCAAGAACCAGCTGTTTCTCATCAGCCCGGCAGGGGGGAGGCAGTGCGGATCACCGATGCCAG
It encodes:
- a CDS encoding DUF1848 domain-containing protein, with amino-acid sequence MDNTITEFVWVTETSDPFFHWPAVAAVAESGQPLVVYSKNLVPVDFFWDHPRVALGLTITGWGGTWLEPGVAPPKTMVAHFNRMADAMGIERLRLRVDPGIPTAEGLRRATAVLAGIAAPVRTITSIIQFYKGHDTLFHKLGIDRDRYTRKSGRAVYPEPELAEWWLSELLRTRPDFAGCVSFCGMPYQVAGAEHTGCVDDALLAAIGVERFKRIAPGRQRPGCRCVIAKRQALGGACAHGCLYCYAHKEHLRRIPT
- a CDS encoding DUF4139 domain-containing protein, which gives rise to MHNGRTVALAVFLELVAALAPVALGVPSGDGAPVPAAVTAEKVALFKDGTAFLISGTTLPAGAATVALGPLPVPVHGTFWVSYGPEVVLRRLVAAQEETAVPVAAVNLAQLLQANAGRLVTLRVGSGERDVVTGTVLAAPPFPGESSAPNIPDGRSGDDGADPPQLVVTGMDMITLQTEAGLIALSAGSIVRVEFDGTEVTRMTGVPQKRPGLRLELERPAGGSRVTVSCLARGAAWAPAYRIDLTDPQTARFSAHAVVINELADWHRIQLELITGFPNIRFGHVSSPIAMVQRLQGFLAALGGGAAGGRRSDVMTQQAMLANVAEFDAAPLPEIAYAGVAEGTAVEDLFLYPVPDFSLKRGETAWVPLFTAAMPYRHVYTWRIDDYIDPDDRYRDAAERANEAGEVWHCCRLKNTLTMPLTTAAAEFVASGAFTGQDICHYTAPGAETTIRINRAMNVLAEQAEVEVARTRDAATFHGYSYDRVKVRGELKLRSRLERAVKLEVVKELSGDVLEASPQAKDVVTAKGLKQVNPKHVLTWEPEVPPGGELKLVYVYDVFIRN